Below is a genomic region from Rosa chinensis cultivar Old Blush chromosome 5, RchiOBHm-V2, whole genome shotgun sequence.
TGTTAGGGTTGTAGTTGATAATGAAGCCTGCAAGAATGCTACGGTAATAAGGGTATGGTCGCCCTCTCTTATCCTTTTGTGTGGCTTTTTCGCTTTGTTGAGTTTCGTATGCTTCTCTGTTGAGCTCCTTTTCTTATCTGAGTTTATTTTCACATATAAATTTTTGGTTCTCTCTTAAATAGTTGGGCTATCGGCCGCTGACACAGTTGATCAGGTGAAGTGTAAAACAATTGCTATCTGCCTGCATGAAGATCACCAAAGGTATGCTGTTTTCCAACTATCAGAATACTTCAGCAATTAAGAAAACATGCATGAGTGTGGCTGTAGAGAATCTTGACTTATGAGATCACTGAATGAATAGGTTCAATTTGTGGAATATTAACCGTCTGAGATTGACTGATTGCTACAATTCATAGTTGACCCGCTTATCATTATATTTATGAATTCATGCAGCCTGGTTCGATTGAAACAACAATCTAATTTAAAATATGGTGTAAAAGTTGTGAAGTCAGATGAACAGGTTGTATCCTTTTGCATGCTAATTGAATGAATCTTTCTTTTGGTGTTTTATTTCCGAAATTCTTAACTGTTGGCTGATTATTGAATGGGTGTTTGTGACCTTTTTTTAGGTTCATCTTGTTAAAAGGATGAGCAAATGTAAGCCGTCCAAACTGAATTGAACAGCATTGAAACTCGTATCCACAATCCTTTAGCATTAAGATGCCAATAGCAGCACTTACTCAACTGGCACAGGAGCAATCTCAACAGATCCAAGAGTTGCCATCAGTTGCAATGGAAGGGTATGTGTCTTTACTTGGACACTAGGATGCGAAACTTTAGGAGAGTTTGTTTTTGAAGCATATTGCTGGTATCTATGATTCATCTCATAAGTAATTATTATGGACGTCTGGGAGAACAATGACCCCTTGTATGTTGCTCGTCAATGAATGAAATCTGTGTAGGAGGCTAATCTTTGGATTCAGTGTTTTTGAAATAGTTGTTGAACAGTACAGAGGTGATTGTGTAATGTACAGCACTGTGtaatctcaaccttcttatcaACTTTGATGTCACTGAACACTGGAAGTGATCTGGATGCTATTATAGCCTTGCAGCCATTTTCCCTCGTTGGCACTGGAATCCCAATTAGCTCAAGAGACAGCTTCTTCCGCATATCATCCAGAATGATAAAAAATCTCAACTCCTTCAATGCACTATCCAATGTGCCTGCTCTACTCCCAGTGGCTTTATTCAGATCAATTTGTAATTTCTCTGCAATTTTCTTCTGCAAGTTGTCAATAGATGATTGAGTTGGTCCTTGATTCTCTACAGTAACCCAAATAACTTTGTCAAAATGGTCTTCAGTGTATCTACTGCCGTTATTGGTACCTTGTGGGGCACAACTTCTGTAGTCATTCGGTATGAGGTCATTAACTTCTGACACAACTGCTGTCTTTGCCAGAACCAGCCATTCCATAAACACGTATAGTGCCGACGTCCTCTCCTGTTACATACTTCCTAATCTCTTTAACCATACTTCTTGCTGCCTCACCGAGTAGCTTTGTGCTGCCGCCTATCATATGTCCAACTTTTTTGGATTCTTCAAAATTGATGAGCTTTGTGATTTCACTTTTCAGTACATTCACCTGTTTAATTCTTGCTGCTATATCTTTTCCTGCTTTATACCGTGACCTATTAGTGTGATAGACCGCAGCAATTCTTGCTTATTCTGACTGCTTGAAGCTCTGGATCAAAGCCACTGATAAATTGATCTGCTTTTTGAAACTGAATAAGAAAGCATATCGTTTGTTCCTACTGTTCTTGATAATATACCTGTAATCACAACAACAAATGGCAATAGTTAATCCTATTTTTTTGTAGTGAGGTGTAGAATTACTGGATGACATTAAGATAGCAGTAACATGTAGATTTCGCTCCATAAAAACATGTGAAAATCCTAGTTCTATCTGGTGAGATAATGAATCCAGAAAAAGAAATGACCAAAAATTCGGACAAGAGTGCGTAGGCATACAACATGCGATTGGTGCTTCCTCCAGTATAGACTTTCTTTTTTCAGTCTGAGCCTCTAGTATAGACTCTGCAAACACCAAAAGAAAATCCTAATTAACAAATATAATCAGGGAGAATTTAAGGTCTGCATAAATCATATATTATAGAACAGTGCTAAACATCACTACATATgtttgcaaaaaataaaaataaaacaaaagcttgttttctgaGTTCAAACTTCAAATGCAAACAGAAAGAGTACGCGCAGTGAAAGCCAAATGCTTCAGCCCTAAGAAGAGTTAAAAAGGAGGAAAAAGATCCGCATAAGAATTGGTGTGAAAATTATTTGCGGAAGAAAGGACGGACCAAAGCTGCGATTCCTTTGCAACTGGTTCGCGCCGCTCAATGGTGTATTCCTGAAAAATACAGACTTCATAGTTAGTAAAATTCATGCAAGGTAAATCATAAAACCAACCAAACTTCTTAACTTGAAATCTGCAAAAGTATAAATTCTATTGAACATCATTTGATAACCACTAAAACAACTGTCAAGTGGGTTGTTCATATCGTCTGTAGGCTAAAGAGTTTAGGTTGACACCTTACACTGGTTAGTATTTATAAGTCTTGAACATGTAAATTCACAGAAGGAGAAGTAGAAGAATTTGAACATGTATAATGAATCAATAGCAACAAGGCATTATTGTATGTCTGTGGTTTTGTGGCATACTAACCTTGGCTTGGGTGGCAGAGAAGTTATGATGCGCATTTTTAGTTCAGGAAAGTTCCAGATGGTTTGCTGAGAATTACCCTCCATTTCTCCATTACTATAAATGCTCGTCAACTTAAGTGGATCAACAAACAAACGTTCCTGTAATCTTGGATGAATAGCAGGAGGATTATATGGCTCCTTTTCCACTTCCATTGATAACTGGCGCTGTCTGATGGAGATTTTTTGAAGATTTGGCATGAATCTCAGCATCTCAATTTTGAATAAGTAGACCAACTTTTCACAGTCAGAGATATGGATGAACTTTAAGTGCTTTGAATGAAGTGAATGATCAGGATATTCTGACCACTCTATCAGTGCCTCCATCTTCTGACATTTTTCAACTGAAATTGTTTCCAGGTTTGGAAGGTTGTACACCATTTCAATGTTGAATAAATAGTCCAAACTTTCGCAGCCAGAAATGTTGATGGCCTTCAAGCTATCTAAGCAACAACTTGGCAAGCAACGCAGATCCAAGTTTCTCATTACATGCAGCTCAGAGGTGCCTTCATGCAGTGAGAATGGTTTTCCTGTCACAAGGATGTTACAATTGATGAAGGCTATGCTGTTATCAGGTAACTGCTTCTTACAAGATTCGCCAACACAGAATTTTAACTTGGACAGAGAATGAGTCCTTGAATTGACATATCTATTAAAGGCTTCTGCATCTACAAAGTTGATGTGAAGTATAGCTAAATGCGAAAGGGCTCCCAGCTCCTCATTACTTGCTCCTTTGGTTGATCCCCACAGAGAACCTGCATCATTTGTTATCATTAGCAGTTCTTTCAGATGTTGCAATGCGTGCACTAGTACAGCTTTGAGTTCTCCCACATTGGTACGAGACAAGTTTAGGCGAATAACGCTTGTTAGTTGCTTCATCCCATCAGGCAATTGTGTTATGGGAGTATCAGAAAGGTCAAGAACGAGTGGTTTCTTAGAGGTTGACAAAGAAGGCAGAGATTGTAAGTTCTGACAATTTCGCAACAGTAATGCCTTTAGTTTTGTCGAGTTAGAAAAGGTTGATTTGGGAAGGGAAAAGATACGAATATGAGAAAGGTCAAGAACTTTGATGTTTGGCATACTACGAAAGAAATTATCATGCATGTGAGTGATGGGATTGTGCTGCAGAAGTAATGTGGATAGCTTGGGAGACTTGGGTTCTTCTCAAAGTGCTTTGAACTTATTTCTCATCAATGAGGCTCTCTCTACTTCAGACCAGTACTCGTCTTGTGATGGGAAGTCAGAAAGCTTCTCCTCTGCTTTGATGAGAAACTGATCAGAGCTCATCTTATAAGATGGACTGCCATGTGCCTAACTAAGTTTCTCACCTTGATGTATTCTTTGCCACCTTCTTGACTGTATATTTCGAGAAGGTGAGCTCCATTCAGCTCATCTAGTATCTCTCTTGCTCCTTTCATATCTTCGATCTGCCCACTTCTCTTTCTGCCATCCAATAAACCCTCCCAAAACCAATACTCCACCAACTCTTTTTTTCAATGTAATGACCAGCTGGGTATAATGCACAGTAAAGGAAACACTGCTGAGCATCTTTCTTCAACATATCATAGCTACGTTTCAGACGCGCAAATGCCCTCTCATTCATGCTTTCTAAGGGGGCTGTAGATTCTTTCAACCAAGTCAAAGCTTTTTTCCATTCACCGTCAACATCCTCAGTATCGTCGGTCTTTGATTCTCTCAAGGCTCGTGCCAGCAAGATAATTGCCAAAGGAAAACCATCACGTTCATCTATCATGTTCTTTGCAGTGGCTCGAGTATCATCCCCTAGTTGTGATAACTTAATGCCAGCTTCAGTCTCGAAAAATGCTTCTGCATCTGTACCTGATAGAAGTTTAATCTCAAACTTCTTATCAATGTGGATGTCACTGTAGACCGGAAGTGATCTAGACACAATTATAAGCTTGCATCCATTTACTTTGTTTGGCCTTGGAATCCCAATTGCCTCGAGAGAGAACTCTGTCCACATATCATCCAAAATGATCAGAAATTTCAACTTCTTCAGTGCCCTCCCCAATGTGTCTGCTCTACTCCCCGGTGAGTTATTAAGATCCACTTGTAACTTCTCGGCAATTTTCTTCTGCAGATTTTCAATGGATGCTTCAGTTGATCCCAGATTAGTCTCTACGGTGACAGAAATAACTTTATCAAAAAGCTCATTTTCTTTGCTGTTATTGACATCTTCTGAGGCACAGTTTTTGCAGTCATTTAATACAAGGTCATTCACTTCAGCTACAACTTTTGTCTTGCCACATCCAGCCACTCCATAAACACGTATCGTCCTGACTCCGTTTTCTGTTACATACTTCTTAATCTCTTCCACTGTTCTTGCTGCCTCTCCCACTGATTTTGTGGTGCCGATCAGTTGGCCAACCACATTGGACTCTGCCACATTAATGTATTTTTCACCTTCCTTCTCAAGTGCAGTCAACTGTGTAATTCTTTCTGCAATTTCTTTTCCAGCATTATACTGTGACCTACAGTAGGGTAGACCAAAGCAATTCTCAAGTAGTCTGTCATCAAAATTTGAGTCAGTAACATCCTTGATAAATTTTCGTGCCTTGTCCAACCAGTCGGATACTTTTAAAGACCTGCTCACCACCTTCTCCTTGGATTGTCGTTCCACTTCACTAATTTGCTGTTCCAGGTTTTGAATTTCACTTTGTAAAGTAGcaaggttttcttttcttttcctgaaAATGTTGTATTCTTCTGATAGGGGATCACGTAAACAGGGTGATACCAGAGTTACAACTACAGTTAGACAGCCGAAGACGCTGGAAACAACTGCAACCGTTTCTGCAAGGTAAAATGTCAAGGTCAGTCAAACATGTGGTTAGCGTACTGGTTGTAAATTAAGCCCCAGTACTCAGTACAATCTCAAATTGATAAAGCAATCAGATATTGTTATTAAATTGGAATGGTTGATAGTGGTAAAAGATTACAGCATATGATATAACCTTTTTTCAATGTATAGGTCTTGTTATAACATTAAATGAAATGAGAACAAATTGTCTGTTAGAAATATGGCAGTGCCACAATCTTTTCTTTATATCTGTGGATTTGATTTGAATGGTGGTTAGAAACATATGGACGCCAAAATGAAATAGACAAGGAGACATCTACGAAATTCAGGAAAAAATTCAAAGGGGAcaattacaattttctttttcaaaagcgTAATGAGTGAGAGAGTGAGTGACAGATTTTGAGAAGAAGAACAGTATCAATTATGACCTGTGGTACTCTTGATTAATTCTTAAAATAGTAAAAACCAGTCATGGTGAACAAATAGATATAGCCATATAGGCAATCTGTGGATTTGCCGAACTGAGTAAATTCCTATGGCACAACAATACAAGTTTACCAGAACTTTTCCCAAATTTTAGTCACCAAATgatataacaaaacaaaatcatatGTAATGCTGAATTGCAGATAAAGATAAGTGTAAGGATATGTGATCCAGCCACCTGATTTAAAAGTCTATATTATTTCTGTAGTACTTAAAATTCATATATGGAGCACAATAATTATCCTTTTTGTTTCTCTGCCTTCAATTTGAAATTCAAGTGTTACTGCCTCTGTAGAAGACTATAAAGTTTTCTGGTTTTGCTTTTCTGTCCAGAagaaacttatatatatatatgttgagaTGAACTTGAAACTATGGAAAGTAGTATTCAGTGGAGAGACTAATAAAAAGCCAGCTAAAAGAGTATCGTACCTGCCATTGATCCGCAATCTTTTTACTCGCTCTTTCCCATTTAGCTCATTTTCCAGCTTTATATGGCCCCTAAAcatgaaaatagataaataaataaataaataaacgaaatataaaaaaaagggtAGAAGAAAATAACTACAAAGTTCACTTGAGAACCTCCCACAAACTCTTTGAAATGAACTCAGTGTTGCTGATATTTAGTGATGATACAAATTATCTACAATCTGGTGATGACAAACAATGCTTCTGAGGTACTAAgatgattgtaattgatattGGTTGGCTCTTTCACCAATATTAATCTGTTTCTGGGGAATAAAGATCTGGAGCTCAAATATCTTGCAGTACTCAAGCTTCTTATTAATAAATAGTTCAACTCCCCCCGGTCGTCATAATGAAATGCAGCAACTTTGTTGACAATAATCTGATTGTTTGACAAAAAGAAGAACACGCAGGGAAAATGAATAATGATCGTAGCTAAAGAAAACATAATGGTGATTTAGACTCAACAGCTGCCTAAACAGAAGTCTTACTGTAAAGGAAAGTTTTATGGATCTATGAATCTAACAATAGAGGTTTGTCAATGCTAAGGCCCTATGTTGATTGTAGTATCGAACTGGTGTCAACTTAAGGCTCTCATTGAATTGGATCTGATGAAGCCAATAAAATCCATTTGGACCGCAATCTTCTGGCTAAAGTTTAGCATGGAGCAGAGATATGGGAGCAAGCTTGTTTGTCTTACTTTTATCTTTTTCATGCATTAAGGAAACTCAAAGTGGGAAAGAAAAACCTTCAAAGGAGTACTGTACTGGTAAAGAGAGCCTCTTTCATTGTCATGCTGCTTCCACAAGCGTATGGTCTGCACTCAAAAGTTttcaaatatttcagttcattATTGTTGGTATGGTGCATGAGAAAATGATATAAGCAAAAGATTATGCAAGACTGATGAGTCCTGAGTTTGACTCATGGAtaactttctttttttggtggCCACTCTATAGCCAAAAAGggtaggaaaaacaaaaaaaagaagcccTTTTTAGTTAAAATAGTTATTAAAATCCGTTATTAACATAGAAAAAACCAATATGATGAGTAAAGAAATACCTTTTTCTTTAAAGTAATACTATGCCCTTCGGCTTTGGTATTTCAACAAGCACCTCATCGGCAACCAAAGTGtgccaaatatatatatcagtgCATCTTGAAATGACTAAACCAAATTATTCATGAATACAAGCATTATGAAAACAAACCAACCTGATCTTTTTCTTGCAAACAACAGAGTATTTCACTTTCAGCGATTCATAAACTGGAACTGTAAGTGAGTGAATAAATAAGCATGAGGATAAGGATTGACCCAAAATTGCAGGGTCATTGTTAATAATATTATTCCAGCGTAATGGTGATCTGTTTCTAAATCTcctttcacactttaaactgaCAGCTCTttaatagaaaatgaaaatgcagGGTCATTGTTAATAGTATAATTCCCGGCCAACTTGTTACTATAATGATAAATTGATACAGAGACAATAAAATCCTGCAGCAATAAATGCCCAGGATATTATATAGATGATAAACCACTCAACCCCACTTCATAACACCAGTTTAACATAAAGAGGGTTAGTTTGGTCAGGATTAGCTAAGACACATGTTGATTAAAGCTAGAGTGGGGTAAACAGCCCAAGAGGGTTAGCCAACTTAACCATAAAGAAACACCATTAAAGCAATTACGGCAGTTCACATTTCACAGAACAAAATCAGAAACAGTAAGATACCATTAACTACTCAACCAACTAACAAAGAAACAGTTGAGTTCAATCACCTCTAGCTAGCTACTCAAGCTTCAAGCTTCATGTATGGTAAAAACTataaggaaagaatgtaaaatACTTTTCAAAGTTAGAAAGTTGATAAACCTTGTAACTGGAACTTTGGAAGAACCTGCAAGGAGAGTTTTGTTTTGGTTCTCATGGGACTTTTAACAAGCACCTCATCTGCAACAAAAATGTTCCAAATATTTTAGCTCAGCATTGTTCATATGGCATAATAAGcataaataaaacaaacccaTTAAGCTTATTACCCAAAGAACAGTACCCATTTCCCCTAAACGTTGTatgaaaccaaaccaaaccaacctgagctttcttttcttcttgagcCCTGATCATGGTTAGAAAGACTGAAACTTGCTACCATTTGCAATAAAGCAAAAGTGAGATAGTACATAAGACTAAAACTTGAGGGTCTTCTCCTAATAGCTCTCTGGTTCTAGAACTTAAAGGTTTACCAACTTCTCCCAAATGCATTTACTTTGTTATTTTAGAGGTCAATTTTTTATTGAGAAGTATAAAGCCAGAGACCAGACTTATCATAAGTTCATAACATAACGGTTCAGTTTGGTTTAGTTTGGACcttaaaaaccaaaacaaaccaaTCCATCAAAGCAAATCTGGCATCAAAGTTGTTCTCAACTCTAATAAGCTAGCTTCCCTCTTTTTGCCACCACTCTTTGATAAATGCAAGCAAACTGAAGTAACTAAGCATCCAATCATACATGGATACTTTAAGCCACATTAATGTCCATTAATTTTAAACAAATTCATCATGGAGCACATATTATTCGTACAAGTCACTTTGGGAAAGCAAAGAGTCTACATCAACCAGAACAAATATAAACCTTTCTGTGCTTACTGTTACAAGCAATTAAGTACATTATATATTACTCGAGTTTGATCCTGTATTGTTACTATTATCTCAAGTGTAGATATACTACTTTCTGTAGGAACTCAAATCAGGCATAAGAAAATCGGTACTGATGGAGGTAGTCAAAGCAGGGCTTATCGATAGATATTTCGACCCTGCATATATAGAGTTGGATCATCAGAACTACAAATAAAGAGAATATTGTCTCCAGATCCcagataaaaaatatatatataaataatcaGATCACCATCAAGAAACTAATAAGATTAGTCCGTAATCATATCATCACAATAATTGCTGTActagaaaaacaaattaaaaaggtATTGCATAAAGCCAtaaattgcaaaaaaaaataaaaaatcagtaAGCAACTAGAAATTAAAATATCACCTGCTACTCTATCTTTTCGAGTCACACTCCAAATATCGATCAGGTTTCTTTGTCTCCTGTATTTTGGAGAACAGTGAGAGCCCTATAAATAAATTAAGGTTTTAAATTAAGGAATATATAGTATACAAAATTCACATAAGAGCGCCGATCCAATGATTATCAACTTTAACCATCTTGCAGATTTTATAGCTAAGAGCTTGAAACCATCTTGATGATTTGAAAATACAATCTTAGCCAGAAGCTCAGAGTTATGAGCGTTCTCAATAGCTAAAATTATGAACTTCCATAAAAGGTCTACTGATTTTTCTTGACAAATAAATGCCAGGAGAAACAACAGTTTTCCAATATGTAGAATTAGATTATCAAACTaatcaatatataataaaaacgTACAGATAAAATCTTTATAAAGCAAACCAACCTCAGCTGGAGCTAGCTCTTCAATATATTCCTCAGAAAAAATGGTGGTCGGCCAAAATGGTAAGAGATATCGATATGGTGCATGGTTTGGCAATAGATTTAAAGCACTCAAATGCAGCTAATATAGGGGAGGGCAACTAGCTAGGGTTCATTTAAAACTAATTTCTTCCTATGATTTTTCTTATCCAACAAGCCTCTATCTTCTTTTCCCATGATATGAGACATCCCTGGAAATTAAGCCATCAGTACGTAGTACAGAGAAGAGTTGACGACTTCAAATCGTTTAAGTCTATGTCTTCTTGTATGATCAAGAAAATGGGACATAATAAAATGCAATACTTTCTTGACTATTTGTCACGTAAATTGGATATATACATCCATAAATAGGAGAGCTTATTGTTAGGGCTAAGGGAGAACGTGAATTCATGACCATTCCAgcggaagaaaaacaaaattggcAAATCGGATTCAAAAGTCGGCAAGGATTGTTCAATTGTAAAGGATGCCAAGTGGACAATGTATATTAATGGGTGACATATGCTAAATAAggaatttttatttgaaaagatTTTCGGCATTAGCATTAATGTATGTGCGATATCATTATTTTTTAGTTTAATAGAAAAATTGGGTTGGAATTTGGAAATGACAAATCGTCGGAACTACCCCTCGAACCGAGACAAGTCAGACAACCGCCTCTAACCCCAAGATTAAAATGGCAGGGCTATAAATTTTCATTGAGGATTAAGTTTTCCGTTAAGAAAAATTTtgtatataataatataaattatcaatttttttttttttttttttgaaataatggtaattccattgataatagcgCATGTCAAGAAGACCATTACATACCCAtccgctgacacataacaatggccagGCAAGActtcgtggaggagccacagtgatacataggatagaccaactatatttgaacttatcgctCGCATAACAGCGAGCCTATAAGCTATGAAAAAAACATAGCAAATAGACAAGCTAAACAAAACACTCGTTAGGTTCCTAACACAAGGGAACTAaatgtaattagacaaaaagctaaaaacataggtttgggccaagagccaaaaccctagcccaaaatagTAATGGACTAGAGCAGAACCCAGCCCAATATTTTGTGGCCCAACAGGGTAGTCCAGCAAGGAAATTGCACCAGGCCCATCAATTCGGTACGGTCCAGTCCACCTTTTCCTCCCCTCCCCTGACGTGCATCACCGTCCGGCCAAGTTCCTGTTGACACACATCACCCGGCCTGCGTCGTCTCGATCGCCCTGCCACGCCATCATCCCGGCGATCCAAGCCTTCCCGAGCTACGTTGCCGTGACGTACACCAGCACAGAAAAACAATCTGGATCCAGGCCTCAAATTTCCACCACCTTGGATTAATATCCATGGCAACGCCGATCCAAAAACCCAACAACACAGATCGCCACCGAACAGTAACGCATGAACCCCGCCGTCGCCAACCTCCCAGCCGAAACCTTATGACAAAACCCAAGCAAATCCTCCGATTGAGTCCTATGGGCATTAGATCTCCCGTCCGGCAGCAAACCCCATGACTGCGGCAAGGCCGGAAGCCCACCCCCATGTCcgggcgccgccggacgagaatgAGAATTCGAACGGGGTAGGCCTTAGGGTTTCCCGAGGTGAGAGAGAAACCTTATCGGTGGTTTGGTATATAAATTATCAATTAAATAGTAAGTAACCAGTTTAAAATCAGGGCATTAGGATGAGAATAATGACTAAGATAATTTCAtgaaacataaagcatcaagcGTCCTAGAATTTGCGCCCCTTTGCCTAAACCAATTACCTTTTTAATCAGACTAAACCACCCGCATTGCTTCTACGTAtaggggtgtaaatgagccGAGCCGGAGCGAATACCAAGGTGATCATGTTCggctcatttatttttttatcgagCTCAAGCCGGGCTAaagcttaaatttttttttccatgctcaagatcggctcggcttgaatatttttcttaggCCCGAGCTAGGCTTGGCTCGGCTTGATTTATTGGATGAGCTCGAGCTTGAATAGGCTCGGCTTGGctcatttgactttaaattaaaaaaaataaaataaaaaatagaaagaaaatttaaaataataatccaaatttgatgtctaaccatcatataaatcccttttattgtctagaataAACTCAAAATGATGAATCCAACTCAAAATTGCACTTaaactaattaaataagaatGGGGCCTTCAACATAGCTTCAGTATCAAAATTCTAAGAATCGTTCTATGCGTTTTGACTTTGAAAAGTGAAAACCTTATGGCTACCCGATctcaattcttttctttttatagtggttgctagggtttgaTTTAATTGTTGCACAAATATTGTTATTGattgtaatatattttatttaaattttcaaaTTCTCTTCCAATTGAAAAGGAATGTA
It encodes:
- the LOC112202950 gene encoding disease resistance protein RPS5-like; this encodes MEWLVLAKTAVVSEVNDLIPNDYRSCAPQGTNNGSRYTEDHFDKVIWVTVENQGPTQSSIDNLQKKIAEKLQIDLNKATGSRAGTLDSALKELRFFIILDDMRKKLSLELIGIPVPTRENGCKAIIASRSLPVFSDIKVDKKVEITQCCTLHNHLCTVQQLFQKH